The following are encoded in a window of Candidatus Fluviicola riflensis genomic DNA:
- a CDS encoding S9 family peptidase, giving the protein MTVLKQITAIAALAGLFASNAAAQEGLNYQVPPQEILELVKVDRAPSVIMDSKKQTLVFLYSNMYKTIEEVSEQELKLAGLRINPKTNNVSGARYYTKLSIQLSRTGTPVFVKGLPANPKLTNISWSPDEQYIAATNIVSNGLELWVIDIKTQSARKISGAILNGNLGSPFKWFGDSQSLLVRMLPANRKPFIDALVTVPNGPSVSVSDGSIAQNRTYADLLKSKIDEENFELLAGSELHKVKLDGTSSIWKTADMHSRESFSPDGKYVLITTIKRPFSYVVTYYSFPTTTSIYDQTGKLVRVIDEKPLIDNLPKGFMSVQKGKRQITWRDDHPATLYWVEALDGGDPAVEVKERDEVFTWEAPFTDGNWKSLLKTPQRYGGITWGRADVAVVYDYWYNTRNEKTYLFNPSDPAKGLTLLFDRNSQDEYANPGNFQTDRNNYGRYVLKLDGSNAYLIGEGFTEKGQFPFVNQLDLKTKATKTLYRSTLTNKMETIIDIINLKKGELLVRIQSPSEYPNYYLRKMSGKAAPVAITSFANPFSKIAGVHKEVISYKRADGLELTATLYLPVGYDTKKKEKLPMIMWAYPQEFKDKNSASQNTTNPNEFIFPYYGSPIYWVTRGYAVLDNAAFPIVGEGTAEPNDSFIEQLVSNAKAAIDAVDSLGYIDRRKVAVGGHSYGAFMTANLLTHSDLFAAGIARSGAYNRSLTPFGFQGEERNYWDAQETYNEMSPFNYADKMKTPMLIVHGENDNNPGTFPIQSERYFAALKGFGAPVRLVVLPKESHGYSALESILHLLWEQDQWLEKYVKNRP; this is encoded by the coding sequence ATGACAGTGCTCAAACAAATTACCGCTATTGCCGCGCTTGCCGGATTATTTGCTTCGAATGCAGCCGCCCAGGAAGGACTGAACTACCAGGTTCCGCCACAGGAAATTTTGGAACTGGTGAAAGTAGACCGCGCGCCTTCGGTGATCATGGACAGCAAAAAACAAACACTCGTTTTCCTGTACAGCAATATGTACAAAACCATCGAAGAAGTTTCTGAACAGGAATTGAAACTGGCCGGATTGCGTATTAATCCGAAAACGAACAATGTTAGCGGAGCACGATATTACACCAAATTGAGCATCCAGCTTTCACGCACCGGCACACCTGTTTTTGTGAAAGGTTTGCCCGCGAATCCCAAATTGACCAATATTTCCTGGTCGCCCGACGAACAATATATTGCCGCGACGAATATCGTTTCAAATGGGCTGGAATTGTGGGTGATTGACATAAAAACACAATCGGCGCGTAAGATCAGCGGAGCAATCCTGAATGGAAACCTCGGTTCGCCGTTCAAATGGTTTGGTGATAGCCAATCGCTGCTGGTACGCATGCTGCCGGCTAACAGAAAACCGTTTATTGATGCGCTGGTAACGGTTCCAAACGGGCCTTCCGTTTCGGTTAGTGATGGCTCGATTGCCCAAAACAGAACGTATGCAGATTTACTGAAAAGTAAAATCGACGAAGAGAATTTTGAGTTATTGGCCGGTTCCGAATTGCACAAAGTGAAACTTGATGGTACTTCATCTATCTGGAAAACAGCCGACATGCATTCGCGTGAAAGTTTTTCGCCCGACGGAAAATACGTCTTGATTACAACCATCAAACGTCCGTTTTCTTATGTGGTGACCTATTACAGTTTCCCTACAACCACAAGTATTTACGATCAAACCGGAAAACTGGTACGCGTGATCGATGAAAAACCCTTGATCGATAACCTGCCGAAAGGATTTATGTCCGTGCAAAAAGGAAAACGCCAGATTACGTGGCGCGATGATCATCCTGCAACCTTGTATTGGGTAGAAGCACTGGATGGCGGCGATCCCGCAGTTGAGGTAAAAGAACGCGATGAAGTATTCACATGGGAAGCCCCGTTTACAGATGGAAATTGGAAATCGTTGTTGAAAACACCGCAGCGCTATGGTGGTATTACCTGGGGAAGGGCAGATGTTGCCGTAGTTTATGACTACTGGTACAATACCCGGAACGAGAAAACGTATTTGTTTAATCCGTCAGATCCTGCAAAAGGATTAACGCTTTTGTTTGACCGGAATTCACAGGATGAATATGCCAATCCCGGAAATTTCCAAACCGATAGAAACAATTACGGTCGTTACGTTTTAAAGCTTGACGGTTCGAATGCTTATTTGATCGGGGAGGGATTTACCGAAAAAGGACAATTTCCGTTTGTGAACCAGCTTGATTTGAAAACCAAGGCTACCAAGACTTTGTACCGAAGCACACTCACCAATAAAATGGAAACGATTATCGATATCATCAATTTGAAAAAAGGAGAGTTACTCGTGAGAATTCAGTCGCCGAGCGAATACCCGAATTATTACCTGCGAAAAATGTCGGGGAAAGCGGCTCCTGTTGCCATTACGAGTTTCGCAAATCCGTTCAGTAAAATTGCCGGAGTTCACAAAGAAGTGATTTCATACAAACGCGCCGACGGATTGGAATTAACGGCAACGCTTTACCTTCCGGTTGGATATGATACGAAGAAAAAGGAAAAATTGCCAATGATTATGTGGGCATATCCGCAGGAATTTAAGGACAAAAACAGCGCTTCGCAAAACACCACCAACCCGAATGAATTTATCTTCCCGTATTACGGATCACCGATTTACTGGGTAACGCGTGGTTATGCGGTATTAGACAACGCAGCTTTCCCGATTGTCGGTGAAGGAACGGCAGAACCGAATGACTCGTTTATCGAGCAATTGGTGTCAAACGCCAAAGCTGCGATTGATGCGGTGGATAGTTTGGGTTACATTGATCGCCGGAAAGTCGCGGTTGGCGGACACTCTTATGGAGCGTTTATGACAGCGAATCTTCTTACACATTCTGATTTGTTTGCCGCCGGAATTGCCCGAAGCGGAGCTTACAACCGATCATTGACGCCTTTCGGATTCCAAGGTGAAGAACGTAACTATTGGGATGCGCAGGAAACCTACAATGAAATGTCGCCGTTCAACTACGCTGATAAAATGAAAACACCAATGCTCATCGTTCATGGTGAAAATGACAATAATCCGGGGACTTTCCCGATCCAGAGTGAGCGTTATTTCGCAGCATTGAAAGGATTCGGTGCACCGGTACGTTTGGTGGTACTTCCAAAAGAAAGTCATGGTTATTCGGCCCTTGAGTCGATCTTGCATTTGTTGTGGGAACAAGATCAGTGGTTGGAGAAATATGTGAAGAACAGACCGTAA
- a CDS encoding transcriptional regulator — protein sequence MKKELTRAEEQIMQAIWSVGKGFAKDIHEQLEEPRPAYNTVLTVIRVLVQKGFVEFKTYGKSNEYAPTITKEAYSAQRFQSLKENYFENSNTKLLSFFMKENNLDLADLNEILEIIKKEQHD from the coding sequence ATGAAAAAGGAATTGACACGTGCAGAAGAGCAGATCATGCAAGCCATTTGGTCGGTAGGAAAAGGGTTTGCCAAAGACATTCACGAACAGTTGGAAGAACCGCGCCCGGCTTACAATACGGTTCTCACTGTAATTCGTGTACTGGTACAAAAAGGATTTGTTGAGTTCAAAACCTATGGAAAATCGAACGAATATGCGCCTACGATCACAAAAGAAGCGTATTCAGCGCAACGTTTTCAGTCGTTGAAAGAAAATTACTTCGAGAATTCGAACACCAAATTGCTGTCGTTTTTCATGAAGGAAAACAACCTGGATCTGGCCGATTTGAATGAAATTTTAGAAATCATTAAAAAAGAGCAGCATGACTAG
- a CDS encoding 3-hydroxybutyryl-CoA dehydrogenase (converts (S)-3-hydroxybutanoyl-CoA to 3-acetoacetyl-CoA), protein MKNVAVIGAGTMGNGIAHTFAQFGYTVSLIDISQASLDKGIATITKNLDRQVAKEAITEADKTATLANLTTFTSIEEGVKNAELVVEAATENVDLKLNIFKQLDAATGPEVILASNTSSISITKIAAVTSRPDKVIGMHFMNPVPVMKLVEIIRGYSTSDEVTNLIMETSRKLNKVPVEVNDYPGFVANRILMPMINEAIYTLFEGVAGVEEIDTVMKLGMAHPMGPLQLADFIGLDVCLAILEVLHDGFGNPKYAPCPLLVNMVMAGKKGVKSGEGFYSWTHGTKDLIVAPNFKK, encoded by the coding sequence ATGAAAAACGTAGCAGTAATTGGTGCCGGAACAATGGGAAACGGCATCGCGCATACCTTTGCTCAATTCGGATATACCGTTTCGCTGATTGATATTTCGCAGGCTTCTTTGGATAAAGGAATTGCGACTATTACTAAAAACCTTGATCGCCAGGTGGCAAAAGAAGCCATCACAGAGGCCGATAAAACAGCTACGCTGGCTAATTTGACCACGTTTACTTCGATTGAAGAAGGTGTGAAAAATGCCGAATTGGTGGTAGAAGCTGCAACAGAAAATGTGGACCTGAAACTCAATATTTTCAAGCAACTGGATGCTGCAACCGGTCCGGAAGTAATCCTGGCCAGTAACACCTCTTCTATTTCAATTACGAAGATTGCCGCTGTGACTTCACGTCCGGATAAAGTAATCGGGATGCACTTTATGAATCCGGTTCCGGTGATGAAACTTGTTGAAATCATTCGCGGGTACTCCACTTCTGACGAAGTGACAAACCTGATCATGGAAACATCGCGCAAACTGAATAAAGTGCCGGTTGAAGTAAACGATTACCCTGGATTTGTTGCCAACCGTATTCTTATGCCGATGATCAACGAAGCTATTTACACCTTGTTTGAAGGCGTAGCCGGCGTTGAAGAAATCGATACGGTAATGAAACTGGGAATGGCACATCCGATGGGGCCGCTTCAGTTGGCAGATTTCATTGGTTTGGATGTTTGCCTGGCCATTCTGGAAGTCCTGCATGATGGTTTCGGAAACCCGAAATACGCGCCTTGTCCGCTTTTGGTAAACATGGTAATGGCCGGTAAAAAAGGGGTAAAATCAGGCGAAGGATTCTATTCGTGGACTCACGGAACAAAAGATTTGATCGTTGCTCCAAATTTCAAAAAATAA
- a CDS encoding TIGR02453 family protein, translating to MKNSAIQASTFSFLTDLKDNNNREWFAVNKSRYEQAHQNMIQFADGLLEKMIVHDNISTASGKASLFRIYADTRFSKDKTPYKTHWGLRFGRATDFLRGGIYVHIEPGHSFVGGGFFSPNADDLLRIRQDIELNYEDWNKLFADPKIKNTFGNLRGEQVKTAPKGFAKDHPGIDFLRHKQFILSHTFTDKEVLAADFASKLDETIQQFRPFFDYMSEVLTTNTNGEPTV from the coding sequence ATGAAAAATTCTGCCATTCAAGCTTCGACATTCTCCTTTTTGACCGATTTAAAAGACAACAATAACCGGGAATGGTTTGCCGTCAATAAATCGCGTTACGAGCAGGCGCATCAGAACATGATCCAATTTGCGGATGGTTTGCTGGAGAAAATGATCGTTCACGACAACATTTCCACCGCTTCGGGCAAAGCCAGTTTGTTCCGCATTTATGCTGATACGCGTTTTTCAAAAGATAAAACGCCTTATAAAACCCATTGGGGATTGCGTTTTGGCCGCGCGACTGATTTTCTCAGAGGTGGTATTTACGTACATATTGAGCCGGGACACAGTTTTGTCGGCGGTGGTTTCTTCAGTCCGAATGCCGATGATTTATTGAGAATCAGGCAAGATATTGAACTCAATTACGAAGATTGGAACAAACTTTTTGCCGATCCGAAGATCAAAAACACATTCGGAAATTTAAGAGGTGAACAGGTAAAAACCGCGCCTAAAGGTTTTGCGAAAGATCATCCGGGAATCGATTTCCTGCGGCACAAGCAGTTTATTCTTTCGCATACGTTTACAGACAAAGAAGTGCTCGCGGCAGATTTTGCTTCCAAACTCGATGAAACCATTCAGCAATTCAGGCCTTTCTTCGATTATATGAGCGAGGTGTTGACGACGAATACGAATGGGGAACCAACCGTTTAA